In Flavivirga abyssicola, the following are encoded in one genomic region:
- a CDS encoding sulfatase family protein yields the protein MFQSKFSLILYIALFNLISSCNSKQAEPTTPPNIVWITSEDNSKHYMDLFDKHGTSTPNIEKLANHGIRFTHAFSNAAVCSAARSTLISGSYGPRLATHYHRKLQKVPMPEDLEMFPYYLRQAGYHTTNNSKEDYNIFKSDSVWDDSSKHATWKNRKPNQPFFHVFNIGTTHEGKLHFTEEDMKAGTKTNPDSTFVFPNHPQTELFKYTNALYLDKIKQMDTEVGQVVDNLEKEGLLENTFIFYFGDHGGVLPGSKGYLYETGLHVPLVVYIPPKYKNSINLKPNTTSNAFVSFVDFGPTVLNLAGAKIPKGIDGTPFLGKNITKEDLANKNETFSYADRFDEKYDMVRALRKGKYKYIRNYQAFNFDGLMNEYRYRQPGYKTWKNLYEAGKLNDIQSQFFQPKPTEALYDLEVDPYETNNLANQEDYTKILIDMRENLNSRVKTMPDLSFYPEFYLIKNAFENPVAFGQKHKAHIQNYIDIANLSLENFDSVKSKIENSLKSSDPWERYWGLITCSNFGKEAISLKDDAITISKTDSELINRVRAAEFLGLIGAENPIQVMTEALYSSEDSSEALLILNSMTLMKECQHKYRFNIDRTKLKNNILSIKLIKTRVDYLSS from the coding sequence ATGTTTCAATCAAAATTTAGCTTAATACTCTATATTGCACTATTTAACCTTATAAGTTCTTGCAACTCAAAACAAGCCGAACCAACAACACCTCCAAATATTGTTTGGATTACTTCTGAAGACAATTCAAAACATTACATGGACTTGTTTGATAAACATGGTACAAGCACTCCAAATATCGAAAAGCTTGCCAATCATGGCATTCGCTTTACTCATGCGTTTTCAAACGCTGCTGTTTGTAGTGCTGCAAGATCAACTTTAATATCTGGGTCTTATGGTCCAAGATTAGCAACCCACTACCATAGAAAACTGCAAAAAGTACCCATGCCTGAGGACTTAGAAATGTTTCCCTACTATTTAAGGCAAGCTGGATATCACACAACTAACAATTCTAAAGAAGATTATAATATTTTTAAATCTGATAGTGTTTGGGATGATTCTTCAAAGCATGCTACTTGGAAGAACAGAAAACCAAATCAACCCTTTTTTCATGTATTTAACATAGGAACCACCCACGAGGGGAAATTACATTTCACTGAAGAAGACATGAAAGCAGGAACAAAGACAAATCCTGATTCTACATTTGTATTCCCAAATCATCCACAAACCGAACTTTTTAAATATACAAATGCGCTTTATCTCGACAAAATAAAACAAATGGATACCGAAGTTGGACAAGTAGTTGATAACCTTGAAAAGGAAGGTCTACTTGAAAACACATTCATTTTCTATTTTGGAGATCATGGCGGTGTACTTCCTGGTAGTAAAGGCTATTTATACGAAACGGGTTTACATGTTCCATTAGTGGTATATATTCCTCCTAAATACAAAAATTCAATAAATCTGAAACCTAACACAACATCAAATGCTTTTGTAAGCTTTGTAGACTTTGGTCCCACGGTATTGAATTTAGCTGGTGCCAAAATTCCTAAAGGTATAGATGGAACGCCCTTTCTTGGTAAAAATATTACGAAAGAAGACTTAGCTAATAAAAATGAAACTTTTAGTTATGCCGATAGATTTGATGAGAAGTACGATATGGTACGTGCCCTTAGAAAAGGAAAATATAAATACATTAGAAACTATCAAGCATTTAACTTTGATGGTTTAATGAACGAATACCGTTATCGCCAACCTGGATATAAAACATGGAAAAACTTATACGAAGCTGGTAAATTGAATGATATCCAGTCGCAGTTTTTTCAACCGAAACCTACTGAAGCCCTTTATGATTTAGAAGTTGACCCTTATGAAACTAATAACTTAGCAAATCAGGAAGACTATACCAAGATCTTAATTGACATGCGAGAAAACTTAAACTCGCGTGTTAAAACAATGCCAGACCTATCCTTTTATCCTGAGTTTTATTTGATTAAAAATGCTTTTGAAAACCCTGTTGCATTTGGGCAAAAACATAAAGCACATATTCAAAATTATATCGACATTGCGAACCTTAGTTTAGAAAATTTTGATAGTGTCAAGTCTAAAATTGAAAACAGTTTAAAATCATCAGATCCCTGGGAGCGTTATTGGGGGTTGATTACTTGTAGTAATTTTGGAAAAGAAGCTATATCATTAAAGGATGATGCCATTACTATTTCTAAAACAGATAGCGAACTGATTAACCGTGTACGTGCCGCAGAGTTTTTGGGATTAATAGGTGCTGAAAACCCAATTCAAGTAATGACTGAAGCACTTTACAGCAGTGAGGATTCATCGGAAGCTTTATTAATTTTAAATTCTATGACTTTAATGAAAGAATGTCAACATAAATACAGGTTTAACATTGATAGAACAAAACTTAAAAACAATATATTGTCTATTAAATTGATAAAAACTAGAGTGGATTACCTATCCAGTTAA
- a CDS encoding glycoside hydrolase family 117 protein yields the protein MKFIFQKTIAVLFLGLLIFSCSSEKKEVKPISQNENTEGFPYLLPEKKPNRSLSKALERNYTYPASKPENNELYTLFKYTKLKGFDYNDHDGTISRRDPSKIIFENDKYYVWYTHRKTNTPPQGADKCNDTIPSSDWDLSEIWYATSVDGFTWEEQGVAIPRPPKPNVGWRSVSTADVLKWNGKYYMYYQGFMEASGKRGDDCPVAMSSADSPDGPWTPLNKIVIPNGNEGEWDQFSIHDPYPLVRDGKIYLYYKSDFDKNPRYVRMQGLAIADNPEGPFTKHHLNPVISSGHETTLFPFKKGIAALVIRDGHEHNTIQYAEDGVNFEIASIVELMPNAGGPFIPDAFSNTRFGQGINWGLSHFTNLGGKGKSHSILARFDCDLNLNTNYPEMKKNRPRHNLDVYFKQGLSKKQRKLIMEDNERLKNKS from the coding sequence ATGAAATTTATATTTCAAAAAACAATAGCAGTTCTATTTTTAGGGCTACTCATTTTTTCTTGCTCCTCAGAAAAAAAAGAAGTTAAACCCATATCTCAAAATGAAAATACTGAAGGCTTTCCATATTTATTACCAGAGAAGAAACCAAATCGCTCATTAAGCAAAGCATTAGAACGTAATTATACTTATCCAGCCTCAAAACCTGAGAACAATGAACTATACACTTTATTTAAGTATACCAAACTTAAAGGGTTTGATTATAACGATCATGATGGCACCATATCAAGAAGAGACCCTTCAAAAATAATTTTTGAAAACGATAAGTATTATGTTTGGTACACACATCGTAAAACTAATACGCCGCCGCAAGGCGCCGACAAATGCAATGACACCATTCCATCAAGTGATTGGGATTTATCTGAAATATGGTACGCCACTAGTGTTGATGGTTTTACTTGGGAAGAACAAGGTGTAGCTATTCCACGTCCACCAAAACCAAATGTAGGATGGCGTTCAGTTTCAACAGCAGATGTTTTAAAATGGAACGGTAAATATTATATGTACTATCAAGGCTTTATGGAAGCTAGTGGGAAACGAGGCGATGATTGTCCAGTGGCGATGTCGTCTGCTGATTCTCCTGATGGCCCTTGGACACCACTAAATAAAATTGTGATTCCTAATGGCAATGAAGGCGAATGGGATCAATTTTCCATCCATGACCCATATCCTTTAGTCCGTGACGGTAAAATATATTTATACTACAAATCTGATTTTGATAAAAATCCCAGATATGTTCGTATGCAAGGCTTAGCAATTGCAGATAACCCTGAAGGACCTTTTACAAAACATCATTTAAATCCTGTTATTTCATCTGGACATGAAACGACTTTGTTTCCATTTAAAAAAGGCATTGCTGCTCTTGTTATAAGAGATGGCCATGAGCATAATACGATTCAATATGCTGAAGATGGTGTTAATTTTGAAATAGCCTCTATAGTTGAGCTTATGCCAAATGCAGGTGGGCCATTTATTCCTGATGCGTTTTCAAACACTCGTTTTGGACAAGGTATTAATTGGGGATTATCTCACTTTACGAATTTAGGTGGAAAAGGTAAATCACATTCTATTTTAGCACGTTTTGATTGTGATCTTAACTTGAACACCAATTATCCTGAAATGAAAAAAAATCGTCCTCGTCATAATCTTGATGTATATTTCAAACAGGGTTTAAGCAAAAAACAGCGAAAATTGATCATGGAAGACAACGAAAGATTAAAAAACAAATCCTGA
- a CDS encoding sulfatase — protein sequence MRFYTVVFLVFLCFSCDSTHRNKKPNVILFVVDDLGWTDLSSFGSDLYQTPNVDKLVANGVKFTNAYASCTVCSPSRSSIMTGKYPARINCTDWIAGHQKPFAKMKVPDWTKQVNLDEITLAEALKNEGYNTIHLGKWHLGEEDKYWPENQGFDINIGGWAKGAPQKRKESNGYFSPYGNPRLKDGTENEYLTERLASEAVQYLESNRDSDSPFFMNFWFYNVHTPLQAKQEKIDKYKAQITEITNHKNATYAAMVEHMDDAVGNIISKLKELDILDNTLIIFTSDNGGLIGNYGSREQVTSNFPLRSGKGDMYEGGVRVPFIVQWPNKILKGKTVDIPLISPDIYPTILGLTETMGNTAHNKNMDGVDFSKVLMAEDKLDRASIFWHYPHYHLEGAKPYSAIRKGHWKLIETFENDGLELYNLKEDIGETKDLVLDNPKKVAELMKDLNAWRTKVNAQIPEENPNFNEDFKDIYKKGKWVNKSDDEFLQYLKISN from the coding sequence ATGAGATTTTACACAGTGGTATTTTTGGTTTTTTTATGCTTTAGCTGCGATTCGACGCACAGAAATAAAAAACCTAATGTCATTCTATTTGTGGTAGACGACTTAGGATGGACAGATTTATCATCCTTTGGGAGCGATTTGTATCAAACCCCCAACGTTGATAAATTAGTAGCTAATGGAGTAAAATTTACAAATGCATATGCATCTTGTACTGTTTGCTCACCATCTCGATCTAGTATAATGACAGGCAAGTATCCAGCTAGAATTAATTGTACTGATTGGATTGCAGGTCATCAGAAACCATTTGCCAAAATGAAAGTTCCCGATTGGACAAAACAGGTTAACCTTGATGAGATTACCTTGGCAGAAGCCTTGAAAAATGAAGGTTATAACACAATTCACTTAGGGAAGTGGCATCTTGGGGAAGAAGATAAGTATTGGCCAGAAAACCAGGGGTTCGATATCAATATTGGTGGGTGGGCTAAAGGAGCACCACAGAAAAGAAAAGAAAGTAATGGCTATTTCTCTCCATATGGCAACCCTAGATTAAAAGATGGCACTGAAAACGAATATCTTACTGAAAGGTTAGCTTCAGAAGCTGTTCAATATTTAGAATCAAATCGAGATTCAGATTCTCCTTTTTTTATGAATTTTTGGTTTTATAACGTTCATACACCACTTCAGGCTAAACAAGAAAAGATAGATAAATACAAAGCACAAATTACGGAGATAACCAATCATAAAAATGCGACTTACGCAGCTATGGTAGAACACATGGATGATGCAGTAGGAAATATTATAAGCAAATTGAAGGAATTGGATATTCTAGACAATACCCTTATAATTTTTACAAGTGATAACGGCGGATTAATAGGTAATTATGGATCTAGAGAACAAGTAACTTCAAATTTCCCTCTTAGGTCTGGAAAAGGAGATATGTATGAAGGTGGTGTACGCGTACCTTTTATTGTGCAATGGCCAAATAAAATTCTCAAAGGAAAAACTGTAGACATACCGTTGATTTCTCCAGATATATACCCAACAATTTTAGGGTTAACAGAAACTATGGGTAATACAGCGCATAATAAAAATATGGATGGTGTAGATTTTTCAAAAGTTTTAATGGCTGAAGACAAATTAGATAGAGCATCTATTTTTTGGCATTATCCACACTACCATTTAGAAGGAGCAAAACCATATAGTGCTATTAGAAAAGGACATTGGAAACTTATCGAAACTTTTGAAAACGATGGTTTAGAGCTTTATAATTTAAAGGAAGATATTGGTGAAACAAAAGACTTAGTTCTTGATAATCCTAAAAAAGTTGCAGAGTTGATGAAGGATTTAAATGCGTGGAGAACTAAAGTAAATGCTCAAATACCAGAAGAGAATCCAAACTTTAACGAAGATTTTAAAGACATTTATAAAAAGGGAAAGTGGGTAAACAAGTCTGATGACGAATTTTTACAGTACCTTAAAATATCTAATTAA
- a CDS encoding sulfatase-like hydrolase/transferase: MKKNQIFYFLKVITKYFLLLAVCCLLGCESSKKQSKQKQPNIILIMADDLGFECIESYGSTSYKTPNINKLAETGIQFNNAYAQPLCTPTRVELMTGKYNFRNWKAFGILDPNEKTFGHLMQDAGYKTCIVGKWQLQSYDTIGHPGAKYRRGSGMKVGDAGFDEYCLWHTGHQEDKGSRYPNPKILQNGTFLEGVKDKYGPDIFSDYLNEFVNKQDDKPFFIYYPMALTHDPFSPTPDSEAWSDYDQRFEDHPKHFGDMIEYMDKIVGKIVNNLDEKGIRNETLILFYSDNGTHQKVTSLLNNKPYKGGKGLTIESGIKVPFIANWSGKIKHGVKIDEYISAVDFLPTVLDAAGVEVSTISQTDGQSFMSALKGETSDRRDWVYIGYNPKPGIGKERFDLHEFTLNSKYKLYSDGRFYNTQNDVLEENELDDETISDYEKSIQKKFKNILDSLNKYPPYGYIDRLDASIDDIIAKNVKIELVARGFNWSEGPVWLPKEKKLLFSDVPENKIYEWSEKDDLQVYISPSGYTGSNKNITKGSNGLSLDADGNLVLCQVGDRRISKLKSLSNPNQPEFEPVVTHYKGKRFNSPNDLVYDKKGNLYFTDPSFGLREKKSEIGFNGVYFFGKNGNLILLDKTIDKPNGIAVSHNGKILYVADSNSDRPSIWAFDIVSEGVVKNKRRFFDATKALNGSIDKQKADGMKLDSKGNIFLAGPGGVLIINPEGKHLGTITLDKSTGNCEFTDDEKYLFITCDNYLMRVELKPKL; this comes from the coding sequence ATGAAAAAAAATCAAATATTTTATTTTTTAAAAGTGATAACTAAATATTTCTTGTTGCTCGCTGTATGCTGTTTGTTGGGGTGTGAATCTTCAAAAAAACAATCGAAACAAAAGCAACCTAACATTATTTTGATAATGGCTGACGATTTAGGTTTTGAGTGTATTGAAAGTTATGGAAGTACTTCATATAAAACACCCAATATAAATAAACTAGCAGAAACAGGCATACAGTTTAATAACGCTTATGCACAACCCCTATGCACGCCTACAAGGGTTGAACTAATGACTGGTAAATACAATTTTAGAAACTGGAAAGCTTTTGGGATTTTAGATCCAAATGAAAAAACATTTGGACATCTCATGCAAGATGCTGGCTATAAAACATGTATTGTAGGTAAATGGCAATTACAGAGTTATGATACCATTGGACATCCAGGAGCAAAATACAGAAGAGGTTCGGGTATGAAAGTTGGTGATGCTGGTTTTGATGAATATTGTTTGTGGCATACAGGGCATCAAGAAGACAAAGGGTCTAGATATCCTAACCCTAAGATTTTACAAAATGGAACCTTTTTAGAAGGCGTAAAAGATAAATATGGGCCAGATATTTTTTCAGATTATTTAAATGAATTTGTCAATAAACAAGATGATAAACCATTTTTTATCTATTATCCAATGGCTTTAACTCATGATCCTTTTTCTCCAACTCCAGATAGCGAGGCATGGTCAGATTATGACCAAAGATTTGAAGACCATCCAAAGCATTTTGGAGATATGATAGAGTATATGGATAAAATAGTTGGTAAAATTGTAAATAATTTAGATGAAAAAGGGATTAGAAATGAAACGCTTATTCTTTTTTATTCTGATAATGGCACGCATCAAAAGGTAACCTCATTATTAAATAACAAACCGTATAAAGGAGGTAAAGGCTTAACAATAGAATCGGGTATTAAAGTTCCATTTATTGCAAATTGGTCTGGTAAAATTAAACATGGAGTAAAAATAGATGAGTATATAAGTGCAGTTGATTTTTTACCAACAGTTTTAGATGCAGCAGGAGTTGAAGTTTCTACTATATCCCAAACAGATGGACAAAGTTTTATGTCTGCACTTAAAGGAGAGACAAGTGATAGAAGGGATTGGGTGTATATTGGTTACAACCCAAAACCAGGGATTGGGAAAGAACGGTTTGATCTGCATGAATTTACTCTAAATTCTAAATATAAATTATACAGCGATGGCCGTTTTTACAATACACAAAATGATGTTTTAGAAGAGAATGAATTAGACGATGAAACTATTTCAGATTATGAAAAATCAATACAAAAGAAGTTTAAGAACATATTAGATTCATTAAATAAGTATCCACCTTATGGTTATATTGATCGTTTAGATGCATCTATTGATGATATTATTGCTAAAAATGTAAAAATTGAACTAGTAGCCAGAGGTTTTAATTGGTCTGAAGGCCCCGTTTGGTTACCTAAAGAAAAGAAGCTCCTTTTTTCTGATGTGCCTGAAAATAAAATCTATGAATGGAGTGAAAAAGATGATTTACAGGTTTATATATCGCCTTCAGGATATACAGGTTCAAATAAAAACATCACTAAAGGCTCTAATGGATTATCGCTTGATGCAGATGGAAATCTAGTTTTATGTCAAGTCGGAGATAGACGTATTAGTAAGCTTAAAAGTCTCTCTAATCCAAACCAGCCAGAGTTTGAGCCCGTAGTTACCCATTATAAAGGCAAAAGATTTAACTCACCTAATGATTTAGTATATGATAAAAAAGGAAACCTATATTTTACAGATCCTTCTTTTGGATTAAGAGAAAAGAAAAGTGAGATAGGGTTTAATGGTGTTTATTTTTTTGGTAAAAATGGAAATCTCATTCTATTGGATAAAACCATTGATAAACCTAATGGTATTGCTGTATCCCATAATGGAAAGATCCTTTATGTGGCAGATTCTAATTCCGATAGACCATCCATTTGGGCATTTGATATTGTATCAGAAGGTGTTGTAAAAAATAAAAGACGCTTTTTTGATGCTACAAAAGCTTTAAATGGAAGCATAGATAAGCAAAAAGCTGATGGAATGAAGTTGGATAGTAAAGGAAACATTTTTCTGGCAGGTCCAGGAGGTGTTCTTATTATAAATCCGGAAGGAAAGCATTTAGGAACTATAACATTAGATAAATCTACTGGAAATTGTGAGTTTACAGATGATGAAAAATACCTTTTTATTACTTGTGATAATTATTTAATGCGTGTTGAATTAAAACCAAAATTGTAG
- a CDS encoding mandelate racemase/muconate lactonizing enzyme family protein, with amino-acid sequence MKITAVKPYPINVGSGSQLVVKIETDSGIYGWGASGLSGREHAVVGALKHYAPLIIGRDPMEIGAIWQDLYRGQYFEGGRVLTAAISAIDIALHDIKGKKLEVPVYELLGGKQRDFVECFASVRFSTLDTLLNQSKKLVSEGWNMLRLAPAEFEDQEDISRFEPRESIALLADWMIKLRELVGKKITIGLDYHTRLTAAETYSFMKRMPEGTLDFIEEPIRDENPEAYESLRNMIDIPFAIGEEFSSKWQFLPFIERNITQYARIDVCNVGGITEAMKVASMAESHYIDLMPHNPLGPICTAATIHVAAACPNFSWLEEVNTGAHVSTNDPKFYPVQPKLAGPRYPVLDTPGLGVDVNEEFIKENKFIPVEIPRLRRNDGSFTNW; translated from the coding sequence ATGAAAATAACGGCAGTAAAACCATATCCGATTAATGTTGGATCAGGAAGTCAATTAGTTGTTAAAATAGAAACAGATTCTGGAATTTATGGATGGGGAGCTTCTGGTTTGTCGGGAAGAGAACATGCCGTAGTAGGAGCCTTGAAACATTACGCCCCATTAATTATAGGTAGAGACCCTATGGAAATTGGAGCTATTTGGCAAGATTTATATAGAGGACAATATTTTGAAGGTGGTCGTGTGTTAACCGCTGCAATATCAGCTATAGATATAGCGCTTCACGATATAAAAGGTAAAAAGCTAGAAGTTCCTGTATATGAATTACTCGGAGGGAAACAGCGTGATTTTGTGGAGTGTTTTGCTTCAGTGCGTTTTTCAACTTTAGACACATTATTAAATCAATCCAAAAAATTAGTGAGTGAAGGGTGGAATATGTTAAGATTAGCACCAGCTGAGTTTGAAGATCAAGAAGACATATCAAGATTTGAGCCACGAGAATCCATTGCACTTTTAGCAGATTGGATGATTAAACTTCGAGAGTTAGTCGGTAAAAAAATAACCATAGGGTTAGATTATCATACAAGATTAACAGCGGCTGAAACCTATTCTTTTATGAAACGTATGCCAGAGGGGACTTTAGATTTTATAGAAGAACCTATTCGAGATGAAAACCCTGAAGCTTATGAAAGCTTACGAAACATGATAGATATTCCATTCGCTATAGGTGAGGAGTTTTCAAGTAAGTGGCAATTTTTACCATTTATAGAGCGAAATATTACTCAATATGCAAGAATTGATGTCTGTAATGTTGGAGGTATTACAGAAGCGATGAAAGTAGCTTCAATGGCAGAATCGCATTATATAGATTTAATGCCTCATAACCCATTAGGTCCTATTTGTACCGCTGCAACTATTCACGTAGCTGCCGCTTGTCCTAATTTTAGCTGGTTAGAAGAGGTAAATACAGGAGCCCATGTTTCTACGAATGATCCAAAATTTTATCCGGTGCAACCTAAATTAGCTGGTCCAAGATACCCTGTTTTAGATACTCCAGGTCTTGGGGTAGATGTCAATGAAGAATTTATAAAAGAAAACAAATTTATCCCAGTAGAAATTCCAAGATTAAGGCGAAATGATGGTTCTTTTACGAATTGGTAG
- a CDS encoding MGH1-like glycoside hydrolase domain-containing protein, which translates to MKQKETSIETTNEIPIMNKEALKNIHLNLKTKYNTLSTRVIQPAEGYLEYPYLIPAGFYKQMWDWDGFFMGNYFVSKGKPEYLKYWALNLILGIDEEGYVSGCATTNGPRAIFGKFAMKPFLSQGVYLSSKKLNDFSWIKPHYNKLKKVLEYREKTQQDSLTGLFFWDIAMQSGADNNPAMNYFMKDTRSFLAPDASTWQYKEYLAQAAIAKQLGKEEDAKNYTQKAKMLKTAINKVLWSQDDSVYYTVDRETGNFYKRVSYSSFVPLLAGLAPQEAGKKTIKKYLIHSDHMKAKYGYRSLSAQDPNYNNKNIIVPFSNWQGPVWPIANYIYSIGLKKYGFDEELNWLGETLGTLLLNDIEKYDTMHENYHADSGAPLAPSHDHVDKDGKIVGFISWNLCVENILDGVVNDNWMLLDIE; encoded by the coding sequence ATGAAACAAAAAGAAACAAGCATTGAAACAACAAATGAAATACCTATCATGAACAAAGAAGCTTTAAAAAATATTCATTTAAACTTAAAAACAAAATACAATACACTAAGTACCCGAGTTATTCAACCAGCTGAAGGCTATCTAGAATATCCTTATTTAATTCCTGCTGGTTTTTATAAACAAATGTGGGATTGGGATGGTTTTTTTATGGGAAACTACTTTGTAAGTAAGGGGAAACCTGAATATTTAAAATATTGGGCATTAAATCTTATTCTTGGCATAGATGAAGAAGGGTATGTTTCTGGATGTGCTACCACGAATGGCCCTCGTGCTATTTTCGGTAAATTTGCAATGAAGCCTTTTTTATCACAAGGGGTATATTTGTCATCAAAAAAATTAAATGATTTTAGTTGGATAAAACCGCATTACAATAAATTAAAAAAAGTTTTAGAATACAGAGAAAAAACGCAACAAGATAGCTTAACAGGACTCTTTTTCTGGGATATTGCTATGCAAAGTGGTGCAGATAATAACCCTGCAATGAACTATTTTATGAAAGACACACGTTCTTTCCTTGCTCCAGATGCTAGTACATGGCAGTATAAAGAATATTTGGCCCAAGCAGCAATTGCAAAACAATTAGGTAAGGAAGAAGATGCTAAAAACTATACACAAAAAGCAAAAATGCTTAAAACTGCCATCAACAAGGTTTTATGGTCTCAAGATGATAGTGTATACTACACCGTTGATAGGGAAACTGGTAATTTTTATAAAAGAGTAAGTTACTCGTCTTTTGTGCCACTTTTAGCAGGATTAGCGCCTCAAGAAGCAGGAAAAAAAACGATAAAAAAATACTTGATTCATTCAGATCACATGAAAGCTAAATATGGATATAGGTCTTTATCTGCTCAAGATCCTAATTACAATAATAAAAATATAATAGTACCATTTTCCAATTGGCAAGGTCCAGTATGGCCTATAGCAAATTATATTTATTCAATTGGTTTAAAAAAATATGGCTTTGATGAAGAATTAAATTGGTTAGGCGAAACTTTAGGAACACTGTTATTAAATGATATTGAAAAATATGACACAATGCACGAGAACTATCATGCCGATTCGGGAGCGCCTTTAGCACCAAGTCACGATCATGTAGATAAAGATGGAAAAATAGTAGGTTTTATTAGTTGGAATTTATGTGTTGAAAATATTTTGGACGGCGTAGTAAATGATAATTGGATGCTTTTAGATATAGAATAG